The nucleotide window GTGGTGCCCTGGAAGAACTCGACTTTGCTCACCGCCCCGTCGGCGTCGGCGGCGTTGGCGGTAATCGTCACGCTGGCCGGAGCCGTGAAGCTGCTGCCGTTGGCTGGGGCCGTAATGCTGACCGTAGGAGCCGTGTTGCCGGCTGCGTTTACCGTTACGCTCACGGCCGAGGAAGTCGTGGAAGCCCCGGCATTGTCGGTGGCTTTGGCCGTAATCGAGTAAGTACCAGCTGCCACGCCCGTCCAGGTGTAGCTGTAGGGGCTGCTCGTATCCGTATTCAGAAGCGTGCTGCCGTTGTAAAACTCTACTTTGGCCACGGTGCCATCGGAATCAGCGGCGTTGGCACTGATGGTAATGCTGCCCGGGGCCGTAAACGTGGCTCCACCGGCTGGCGAAGTCAGGCTAACCGACGGCGCAGCGTTGGTAGGCGGCGGGGTGCCAGTCTTGACCAGGCTGCGGATGTTGTCGATGTGGTAAGTAGCGCTGGTCGTCGAGTTGGGAGCAAACAGGAACACGAGCTTGTCCACGTCGATGTCGGCCGTGCCCAGGTCCGGGGCGCTGGCGAAAGTGAAGGTGAGCGTGTGCCAGGCGTTGGTTTGCTTCACGGCAGCCTGATAGATGCTGTGGCGGCCGGTGGGGTAGTTGCCGGTATTCGACTGGGCCACATTTTCCAGCTGGCAGGAAACGACCGTGCCGACGGGCGCCGTTGTGTACAGGTCAATGGCAAACACCTTGTCGCCCTTCTTATAAGCGCTGCCGTCTTTGATGGCACCGGTGCGGAAGGAAAGCACGTCATACGTAGCCGTGGCGTTGCGGGCGTAGCGGCCCACCCGGGCAGAGGTGTTGGGGGCTACAGCGGCCGGGTTAGCCACCGTGGGCGTGTAGGTACCGTCGGCGCTGAGGAAGGTCAGGTTGTGCGTGGCCTCGTAGTCCTCAAACATGGTTCCGGCCGTGTAAGTTGGGGTGCCGCATACTTCGCCACCCGGATGTTGTCGACATAATACGTGTCGCTGGTGCGGGAATTGTTGGCAAACAGGAAAGCTAGCTGGTCGATGCTCACGTTGGCCGTGCCCGCGTCGGGCGACGAGGTATAGGAAAAGGCCAGGGTTTCCCAACCGTTCTGTTTGGTAGTGCGGGCCTCGTAGCTGCTGTTGCGGCCGGCCGGGTACGTGCCAGCAGCGGCAGCCTTGTTCTGCAGGTTCAGCACCACCGGCGTTCCTACGGGCGCTGAGGTGTAGACGTCCACCAGAATCTGGTTGGTTTGGTCCTTAAACAAGCTGGCATCCTCAATTACACTGCCCGGCGTGCCGGCCGTAAAAAACAGAACATCATACTGTTCCACCGAGTTGCGCACGTACCGGGCCACTTTAGCCGAGGTGTTGGGCGCGGTGGCACTGGGGTTGGCCACCGCCGGCGTGTAAGCGCCATTGGTTAGCGTAGCGTCGAAGGTAATCCGGCTGGTGCCGTCGTAGTTTTCCAGAACGTCGGTGGCTACAACCGGCGCGTCGGGCTTCTTCTTGACCAGGATGTTATCCAGGTAGAACGTAGCGCCCGAGGTAACGCCCGGCTGAAACAGGAACACCACGTTGTCGATGTCATACACGCTGGTGCCGGCGTCGATAACCTTCTCAAAATCAAACTCTAGCGTTTCCCAGGCGTTTTGCCGACTGGTAGTAGCGTAGTAGGAGCTTTGCCGGCCGGTGGGGTAGTTGGTAGCCAGTACGGTGCGGCTGTTTTCAAACTGCATGGTAATCTTGCTGCCTACCGGCGCAGTGGAATACACGTCCATGTACACCTTGCGGCGGCCGGCGGCAAAGTCGGCGGCATTGCTTACGGTCAGGCCGCGCACGTACAGCACGTCGTACTGCTCAGAGCCATTACGTACGTACCTGCCGACTGTGGAAGACGTGTTTGGGGCGGCCGGGGCCGGGTTGGCAGTGGTCTGGGTCAGCACCCCGGTCATGGTGCCGTAGGTCAGGGCACGGTTAGCTTCGTAGTCTTCATACACCCGGTCGAGCTGCAAAGGGGTGCTTACCGTTACGACCTTGGTGTAAGTCGTAGCCGCACAGCCATTTACTGCCACACTAGCCGTTACGTCGCCGCCAGTAGTCCCCCAGTTTACCTGGATAGAGCTGGTGCCCTGCCCGCTGGTAATGGTGGCGCCGGCCGGTACCGTCCAGCTATAAGTCGCGCCGGCAATGGGGTCGAGGCGGTAGGTTTTGCCCTGCTCACCCTGGAACACCTGTCCGTCGCCGTACACGGCATAGTTCGAAGGACCGGTATACACCCGCACGTAATCCACCTGGGTGGTGCTGGGGTAATCAGCGGGATTAGGAGCCGTGTTGCCGGTGAACGGCGTGCCGGGGCCTCCCACAGCCGTATTCAGAATCAGGTAGTAGTTGTTGGTGTTGAAAGGCCAGGCGTTGCCGAAAGTTGTAGCGGGCGAGGCCGTGTGGTAGAGCGTGCCGTCCACAAACCACTTGATCTGGTCGGGGCCCCACTCGATGGTATACACGTGAAAATCAGCCGACAAGTCAACCGTACCGCTGTACTCCCGACCCGTGAAGTGCCAGCCGCCCGCGTCGTAGTGAATGGTACCCGCCACCGACTTCGGATTCTTGTGCTTGGCCTCCATGATGTCAATCTCGCCGGTGTAGGGCCAGTTGCCGGGGTCGGCCAGCATCCAGAAGGCGGGCCAAATACCCTGGGCCGAAGGCAGCTTCATGCGGGCTTCAATCTTGCCGTACTTGAAGGTTTGCAGGGCGCCGCTGGCCGTTTTCGACTGCAGCTTGGCGGAGGTATAATTGTAGGTGCGGCCGCCAACTACCGTGTTTTCGTACCGGGTGGCGATGTTCAGAAAGCCGCCCGTGACGGTTGCATTGGCGGCCCGGTAGGCTTGCAGCTCGGCATTGCCGAAGTTGCAGTTGCCCACGTTGCAGCCGTCGCCCTCGTACACCTGCCACTTACTCAGGTCACCGGGCGTATTGAATTCATCGGCCCACACGAGTTGGTTGCACTGAGCCCACACTGCGGCTGGAGTGCCAAACAGGCATAGGGCCGTCAGCATAAGCTGTCGGACACTTCGGCCCCATAAAGTCGGGGCGTCGTGCGCCGCCCGTTGTGCGTAGAGTTGAGTTCTCATATTGCTTAAGCTGGATTGGTGGGGAATCAGCATTGAGACCGTAGCCCGGGCGGGCCATAGCAGCAATAGGTGGGATGAGACAAGGGTAGAAAGCAGAGCGGAGGTAAACAGAGCAGAGTGCAAAAGCTCGAACACCTTAGAGCGTCAGATTCGGGAGTTAAGTCTTAAGCCGGCTCTGACTGATCCTTGCGGAACAAGGTGCCACAAACGTTTGCGGGAGGTCAAATATTCAGACGTTGTTTGGGAAATGCAAACCTAAAAACCCTCTCTTTTGCCTTTAAACGACGTTTTTAAACTTGCATCACACGTAACCTATACACTTATAGCACACGCAAAGTCCCTTCTTGCTTCTTTCCACCCGGTTCTGTCTTTGCTTCCTGCCCCAGATAAAAAACAATGAAATTCCTCCCTGTTTCGCCTGATTTTTATGCAATTAATTTTTCGTGCCCTCCAATTTCCTTCCTTCTTGGCAGTAATTGTTTGGAACTGCAGTAGCGTGGTCCGTGGCTTTCACTTTTCCTGTTCCTTATATCTGGATTCTGTTTTGACCTTAGGTAACAAGAGATTATCCGGCACCTATAGTACCTTGGACTCATGAAAATCCTACTCGTGGAAGACGAGCCGAAAGTTTCCGCCTTCATCCGGCGCGGCCTGGAAGAGGAGAACTATGAGGTTGAAGTAGCCTACGACGGTCGTTTCGGCCGGCAGCTGGCATTGTCTCACGCTTACGAGTTGATTATTCTGGATGTCATTCTTCCCCACTTCAGCGGCTTGGAGGTCTTGCAAGCTATCCGGGCCCAGGACCAGCAGGTTCCCATCCTGATGCTCACGGCTCTGGGCACTACCACCGACAAGCTGCAAGGCTTCGATGGGGGCGCCGATGACTACCTCGTCAAGCCCTTCGACTTTTCGGAACTCTTGGCCCGGGTGCGGGCCCTGACCCGCCGACGCGGCCACGAATCCAAAGGGGCCACGCTTACTTTGGCTGACCTAATCCTGGATACTGCCGCCAAAACCGTTACCCGCAGTGGGCAGCCCATCAAGCTTACAGCTCGGGAGTTTGGTTTACTCGAGTTGTTTATGCGGCACAAGGGCCGGGTCCTGAGCCGGGCCGAAATTGCGGAGAACTCCTGGGAAGACTCCCTCGATTCCGGCTCCAACGTTATTGACGTGTACGTCAACTACTTGCGCAACAAAATCGACAAAGGCTTCGACTCAAAGCTAATTCATACCGTGGTAGGAATGGGCTACGTGATGCGCGAGGAAGCATAGACTATTCACTAGGGCCCGGCCGGAACCCATTCATCTTTGTAGCACACTCTTCACCTTGGCGCCATAAACCGTGACAATCCGCAACCGCCTGACCTGGCTATTTTTGGGAATTGTTGCCGTGATTTTGCTGGCGGCTATGGGGTGGTATATATTCTGCAGGCCGACTACACGCACGAGGAGTTTCACCAGCGCCTGCGCGACCGGGCCGAAGTGACGGGCTACGTGTTTCTGGAACAGGATGAGCTGCGGGCCGAGGCCTTTCGGGAGTTTCAGCGCCGTTACCTCCGCACCCTGGTGGGCGAGGTGCTACAGATTTATGATGCCCGGCTGCAGCCCCGCTTTATTGAGCAGGACCGCCGCATCAATATTCCCGACCATATTCTGGCCCGCATCCTGACCGAGAAGGAAGTGTACTTCGATATTGGGCCGCGGCAGGCAGTAGGTATTTTCTACCGCGACAATCAGGGCGAGTATATTATTGTGGCGGCAGCCGAAAACCTGTCAGGCCGCAAGCGGCTGGAACACTTGACCACTATTCTAGCCTGTATCTTCGCGGGTAGCCTGGCCGTTATTTACGTGGCCGGACGGGTATTTGCCGGCCGGGCCCTTGCGCCCATTGCGGCCGTCAACGACCAGGTAGACCGGATTACGGCCCACGACTTACACCTGCGCGTGGATGAGCAAGGCCTGAGCCGCAGTGAGCAGGACGAAATAACCCGCCTAGCCCGCACCTTTAATAGAATGCTCGAGCGGCTGGAGGAAGGCTTCCAAGGTCAGCGCACCTTCGTCAGCAACGCCTCCCACGAGCTGCGTACTCCCCTGACGGCCACTATCGGCGAAATTCAGGTGCTGCTTAACCGGGACCGGGAGCCGGCCGCCTACCGGGAGGCGCTGACTTCCGTGCTGCAGGAGCTGCAACACCTTAAGTCCTTGCTCAAT belongs to Hymenobacter cellulosilyticus and includes:
- a CDS encoding response regulator transcription factor, whose translation is MKILLVEDEPKVSAFIRRGLEEENYEVEVAYDGRFGRQLALSHAYELIILDVILPHFSGLEVLQAIRAQDQQVPILMLTALGTTTDKLQGFDGGADDYLVKPFDFSELLARVRALTRRRGHESKGATLTLADLILDTAAKTVTRSGQPIKLTAREFGLLELFMRHKGRVLSRAEIAENSWEDSLDSGSNVIDVYVNYLRNKIDKGFDSKLIHTVVGMGYVMREEA
- a CDS encoding family 16 glycosylhydrolase, with the translated sequence MLTALCLFGTPAAVWAQCNQLVWADEFNTPGDLSKWQVYEGDGCNVGNCNFGNAELQAYRAANATVTGGFLNIATRYENTVVGGRTYNYTSAKLQSKTASGALQTFKYGKIEARMKLPSAQGIWPAFWMLADPGNWPYTGEIDIMEAKHKNPKSVAGTIHYDAGGWHFTGREYSGTVDLSADFHVYTIEWGPDQIKWFVDGTLYHTASPATTFGNAWPFNTNNYYLILNTAVGGPGTPFTGNTAPNPADYPSTTQVDYVRVYTGPSNYAVYGDGQVFQGEQGKTYRLDPIAGATYSWTVPAGATITSGQGTSSIQVNWGTTGGDVTASVAVNGCAATTYTKVVTVSTPLQLDRVYEDYEANRALTYGTMTGVLTQTTANPAPAAPNTSSTVGRYVRNGSEQYDVLYVRGLTVSNAADFAAGRRKVYMDVYSTAPVGSKITMQFENSRTVLATNYPTGRQSSYYATTSRQNAWETLEFDFEKVIDAGTSVYDIDNVVFLFQPGVTSGATFYLDNILVKKKPDAPVVATDVLENYDGTSRITFDATLTNGAYTPAVANPSATAPNTSAKVARYVRNSVEQYDVLFFTAGTPGSVIEDASLFKDQTNQILVDVYTSAPVGTPVVLNLQNKAAAAGTYPAGRNSSYEARTTKQNGWETLAFSYTSSPDAGTANVSIDQLAFLFANNSRTSDTYYVDNIRVAKYAAPQLTRPEPCLRTTRPRTT
- a CDS encoding Ig-like domain-containing protein, encoding MFEDYEATHNLTFLSADGTYTPTVANPAAVAPNTSARVGRYARNATATYDVLSFRTGAIKDGSAYKKGDKVFAIDLYTTAPVGTVVSCQLENVAQSNTGNYPTGRHSIYQAAVKQTNAWHTLTFTFASAPDLGTADIDVDKLVFLFAPNSTTSATYHIDNIRSLVKTGTPPPTNAAPSVSLTSPAGGATFTAPGSITISANAADSDGTVAKVEFYNGSTLLNTDTSSPYSYTWTGVAAGTYSITAKATDNAGASTTSSAVSVTVNAAGNTAPTVSITAPANGSSFTAPASVTITANAADADGAVSKVEFFQGTTKLGEDLTAPYSFSWTGATAGSYSLTAKATDNAGAVTTSTAVSITVAGAPSGTNLALNKPTTTSSTEAPEFGGALAVDGNATTRWASAWADPQWIYVDLGARYNVSRVKLSWEAAHGKDYLVQVSNDAASWTTVKTVTGNTTLTNDHTGLSGAGRYVRIYGTARGTTYGYSLYELEVYGTPASTSSTVCGGTVANGDYRYEVSTTNGTVSWKFVPLTPLRAAIWRCCM
- a CDS encoding histidine kinase dimerization/phospho-acceptor domain-containing protein, translated to MVYILQADYTHEEFHQRLRDRAEVTGYVFLEQDELRAEAFREFQRRYLRTLVGEVLQIYDARLQPRFIEQDRRINIPDHILARILTEKEVYFDIGPRQAVGIFYRDNQGEYIIVAAAENLSGRKRLEHLTTILACIFAGSLAVIYVAGRVFAGRALAPIAAVNDQVDRITAHDLHLRVDEQGLSRSEQDEITRLARTFNRMLERLEEGFQGQRTFVSNASHELRTPLTATIGEIQVLLNRDREPAAYREALTSVLQELQHLKSLLNNLLELTQTEGAAGSGEEIRLDELLWEAREALPPAVRRRVQITMGELPQRPSSWNSGATVSC